The Molothrus ater isolate BHLD 08-10-18 breed brown headed cowbird chromosome 28, BPBGC_Mater_1.1, whole genome shotgun sequence genome contains a region encoding:
- the TMED4 gene encoding transmembrane emp24 domain-containing protein 4 → MAAPWEALRAAMAAVLLLGWGAHGLYFHIGETEKRCFIEEIPDETMVIGNYRTQLWDKQSESFLPSTPGLGMHVEVKDPDGKVVMSRQYGSEGRFTFTSHTPGEHQICLHSNSTRMALFAGGKLRVHLDIQVGEHTNNYPEIAAKDKLTELQLRARQLLDQVEQIQKEQNYQRYREERFRMTSESTNQRVLWWSIAQTVILILTGLWQMRHLKSFFEAKKLV, encoded by the exons aTGGCGGCGCCGTGGGAAGCGCTGAGAGCGGCGATGGCCGCAGTGCTATTGCTGGGCTGGGGCGCGCACGGGCTCTACTTCCACATCGGAGAGACCGAGAAGCGCTGCTTCATCGAGGAGATCCCCGACGAGACCATGGTCATCG GCAATTACCGGACGCAGCTGTGGGACAAACAGTCCGAGTCCTTCCTGCCCTCCACCCCCGGGCTGGGCATGCACGTGGAGGTCAAGGACCCCGACGGAAAG GTGGTGATGTCGCGGCAGTACGGCTCCGAGGGGCGCTTCACGTTCACGTCGCATACGCCGGGCGAGCACCAGATCTGCCTGCACTCCAACTCCACCCGCATGGCGCTGTTCGCCGGGGGCAAGCTG CGGGTGCACCTGGACATCCAGGTGGGCGAGCACACCAACAACTACCCCGAGATCGCTGCCAAGGACAAGCTGACGGAGCTGCAGCTCCGCGCGCGCCAGCTGCTCGACCAGGTGGAGCAGATCCAGAAGGAGCAGAACTACCAGAGG TACCGGGAGGAGCGGTTCCGCATGACGAGCGAGAGCACCAACCAGCGCGTGCTCTGGTGGTCCATCGCCCAGACcgtcatcctcatcctcaccgGCCTCTGGCAGATGCGGCACCTCAAGAGCTTCTTCGAGGCCAAGAAACTCGTCTAg
- the DDX56 gene encoding probable ATP-dependent RNA helicase DDX56, producing the protein MAAEMEAKGFEHMGLDGRLLRAVAELGWAVPTAIQARAIPLAMEGRDLLARARTGSGKTGAYGLPVLHKLLSIKEASPAVPQAVRALVLVPSAELARQVGHTLRRLAAFCARQLRVAELCGHSDLADQRPVLMEQPDIVVGTPGRVLAHVAGHSLALRPWLEMLVLDEADLLLSFGFGDDIRALLCHLPKIYQALLVSATLNPELEALQELVLHNPVHVLPPEPRLPGSSQLQQFQLCCATEEDKFLLLAALLKLRLLRGRALLFVGSLARAFRVKLFLEQFGIAACALNPQLPARSRCHVIAQFNRGLYDYIVATDEEGPAEPPRHRPRKGGTARKGDKKGDKKGDKKGQSPQCPQDPEFGVSRGIDFQNVAAVINFDVPNSVETYIHRVGRTARGDSPGTALTLALPDELEGLRRIEDTLAAENGQSMLQPYEFRMEEIETLRYRCRDAMRAVTKQAVREARLRELRQELLNSEKLKVYFEDNPRDLQALRHDRPLHPANVQPHLGHVPEYLVPPSLRGIADPNPKKRKGPRGAGARHGGKKPRGSGNPLQSFRFTRRGNKRGAKGTP; encoded by the exons ATGGCGGCAGAGATGGAAGCGAAGGGATTCGAGCACATGGGGCTGGACGGGCGGCTGCTGAGG GCGGTGgcggagctgggctgggcagtgcccacgGCCATCCAGGCCCGCGCCATCCCGCTGGCCATGGAGGGCCGGGACTTGCTGGCCCGGGCCAGGACGGGCTCGGGGAAAACGGGAGCGTACGGGCTGCCCGTGCTGCACAAACTGCTGAGCATCAAAGAG gcgTCCCCAGCCGTGCCCCAGGCCGTGCGGGCGCTGGTGCTGGTGCCCTCGGCGGAGCTGGCACGGCAGGTGGGGCACACCCTGCGCCGCCTGGCCGCCTTCTGCGCCCGCCAGCTGCGCGTGGCCGAGCTCTGCGGCCACTCGGACCTCGCTGACCAGAG gccggTGCTGATGGAGCAGCCGGACATCGTGGTGGGCACCCCGGGCCGTGTCCTGGCACACGTGGccgggcacagcctggcactgcgGCCCTGGCTGGAGATGCTGGTGCTGGACGAGGCCGATCTGCTGCTGTCCTTCGGCTTCGGGGACGACATCCGCGCCCTGCTCTG CCACCTGCCCAAGATCTACCAGGCCCTGCTGGTGTCGGCCACCCTGAACCCCGAGCTGGAGGcgctgcaggagctggtgctgcacaaCCCC GTTCATGTCCTGCCCCCCGAGCCCCGTCTCCCGGGCagttcccagctgcagcagttccagctgtgctgtgccacagaggAGGAcaagttcctgctgctggcGGCGCTGCTGAAGCTGCGGCtgctgcggggccgggccctGCTCTTCGTGGGCAGCCTGGCTCGGGCTTTTAGGGTCAAACTCTTCCTGGAGCAGTTTGGGATCGCTGCCTGTGCCCTCAacccacagctgcctgcccGGTCACG gtgCCACGTCATTGCCCAGTTTAACCGGGGTCTCTACGATTACATCGTGGCCACCGATGAGGAGGGGCCGGCAGAGCccccccggcaccgcccgcGCAAGGGGGGCACGGCCAG GAAGGGTGACAAGAAGGGTGACAAGAAGGGTGACAAGAAGGGACagtccccgcagtgtccccaggaCCCCGAGTTCGGGGTCTCTCGTGGCATCGATTTCCAGAACGTCGCCGCCGTCATCAACTTCGATGTCCCCAACTCGGTGGAGACCTACATCCACCGCGTGGGCAG gacagcccgtggggacagccctggcacagcgcTGACGCTGGCACTGCCCGACGAGCTCGAGGGGCTGCGGCGCATCGAGGACACGCTGGCAGcag AGAACGGGCAGTCCATGCTGCAGCCCTACGAGTTCCGCATGGAGGAGATCGAGACGCTGCGGTACCgctgcagg gacGCCATGCGTGCTGTCACCAAGCAGGCCGTGCGCGAGGCGCGGCTGCGGGAGCTGCGCCAGGAGCTGCTCAACTCCGAGAAGCTCAag GTGTATTTTGAGGACAATCCCCGGGACCTGCAGGCGCTGAGGCACGACCGGCCCCTGCACCCGGCCAACGTGCAGCCACACCTGGGCCACGTGCCCGAGTACCTGG tgccccccagtctCCGCGGCATTGCTGACCCCAACCCCAAAAAGAGGAAAGGGCCCCGAGGGGCTGGAGCCCGGCACGGGGGGAAGAAG CCCCGCGGCTCCGGGAATCCCCTGCAGAGCTTCAGATTCACCCGGCGAGGGAACAAACGGGGGGCAAAGGGCACCCCCTGA
- the LOC118695129 gene encoding uncharacterized protein LOC118695129, whose amino-acid sequence MRQRLTLLTSHAPHPQRTRSAALGALLAPCGFAPRFTHAQHPRPLSAPHAAPARFPPLPQRACAPAAAVAQRGGRRSLAAEIMSSSPATAIAGVSVSPCVSRCHFPTPGMCPLGCHPVGVLSNGGGGARPSQECGNTTGSGGAGRGRGGLRVAALSLALLFLRAEAEGFALCHAPALQTKVFQYRLWDVNQRSLYLRDDQLVAGHLQGANAALEEKVFWVPNRALEPARLPVILSVRHGSRCLRTERGPAGEPRLRLQDVDIRELPRAGDSAAAFTFFRSYRDGLWRFESAAHPGWFLCTSPRGHQPLALCRHCDVTSHLLDFYFQRTPQGHRLGVMAGSWDAVEGVIDPDMVALFEDFLGKGECRCPRVPVPPQPQPYHYVLRDTEQQGLCLRDDRLVATSLQVANAAQEEPISVVPNRHLERRRCPLIVGIRGGTRALSCGTGPEPRLSLEDVGLLELFSGDKDRATPFTFYKTFGGSTHTFEAAAFPGLFLSTATGPDEPLGLAPPPSATAFYLRRK is encoded by the exons ATGCGCCAGCGCCTCACCCTGCTCACCTCGCATGCGCCGCACCCTCAGCGCACGCGCAGTGCTGCCCTCGGCGCCCTGTTAGCGCCTTGCGGCTTCGCGCCTCGCTTTACGCATGCGCAACACCCACGGCCACTCAGCGCTCCCCACGCCGCCCCTGCGCGCTTCCCACCGCTCCCGCAGCGCGCATgcgcgcccgccgccgcggTGGCGCAGCGGGGAGGGCGCCGCTCTCTCGCTGCTGAGATCATGAGTTCGAGCCCCGCCACAGCCATCGCGGGGGTCTCTGTGTCCCCATGCGTGTCGCGCTGTCACTTCCCAACCCCCGGCATGTGTCCCCTCGGTTGTCACCCCGTGGGGGTGCTGAGCAATGGCGGGGGCGGGGCGCGCCCTTCTCAGGAGTGTGGCAACACCACCG GCTCGGGGGGCGCGGGCAGGGGGCGCGGGGGTCTCCGGGTGGCCGCCCTCAGCCTCGCCCTCCTCTTCCTCCGCGCAGAGGCCGAAGGCTTCGCCCTCTGCCACGCGCCCGCGCTGCAGACCAAGGTGTTCCAGTACCG GCTGTGGGACGTGAACCAGAGGTCGCTGTACCTGCGCGATGACCAGCTGGTGGCCGGGCACCTGCAGGGCGCCAACGCCGCGCTGGAAG AGAAAGTGTTCTGGGTGCCCAACCGCGCCCTGGAGCCCGCCCGGCTGCCGGTGATCCTGAGCGTCCGGCACGGCTCCCGCTGCCTCCGCACcgagcgcggccccgccggAGAACCCCGGCTGCGGCTGCAG GACGTGGACATCCGGGAGCTGCCCCGCGCCGGTGACAGCGCGGCCGCCTTCACCTTCTTCCGCTCCTACCGGGACGGGCTGTGGCGCTTCGAGTCGGCCGCGCACCCCGGCTGGTTCCTGTGCACGTCCCCGCGCGGCCACCAGCCCCTGGCGCTCTGTCGCCACTGCGATGTCACCTCCCACCTGCTCGACTTCtacttcca AaggacaccccagggacaccgCCTGGGGGTCATGGCGGGGAGCTGGGACGCGGTCGAGGGTGTCATCGACCCTGACATGGTGGCCTTGTTCGAGGACTTCCTGGGGAAAGGTGAGTGcaggtgtccccgtgtccctgtccct ccccagccccagccgtACCACTACGTGCTGCGGGACAcggagcagcaggggctgtgcctgcgCGACGACCGCCTGGTGGCCACCAGCCTGCAGGTGGCCAACGCCGCCCAGGAAG AGCCCATCAGCGTTGTCCCCAACCGGCACCTGGAGCGCCGGCGCTGTCCCCTCATCGTGGGCATCCGCGGTGGCACCCGCGCCCTGTCCTGCGGCACCGGCCCCGAGCCCCGGCTGAGCCTGGAg GAcgtggggctgctggagctgttctCGGGTGACAAGGACAGGGCCACGCCCTTCACCTTCTACAAGACCTTTGGGGGCTCCACGCACACCTTCGAGGCCGCCGCCTTCCCCGGGCTCTTCCTCAGCACGGCCACGGGCCCGGACGAGCCGCTGGGCCTGGCACCGCCCCCGAGCGCCACCGCCTTCTACCTGCGCCGCAAGTGA